A genomic region of Bactrocera dorsalis isolate Fly_Bdor chromosome 3, ASM2337382v1, whole genome shotgun sequence contains the following coding sequences:
- the LOC105228702 gene encoding mucin-19 isoform X4, with product MCASENICVCSFVCGRCNRDKPPCKYFHPPQHLKDQLLINGRNHLALKNALMQQMGMATGQQVIPGQVPAVPLVYSQATNPYLTGIPANPYPSPYYAPGTLVPALLGPDHTQLGQVVPQTVQVAQQKIPRSDRLEVCREYLRGACKRAESECRFAHPQDSVARHDDGSITVCMDAVKGRCTRDPCRYFHPPLHLQAQLKAAQTRATAVATAHHHSTTNMPSSAAVVAAAAAAAQQQAAQAQVQAQGTTQTNAANAAAVAAAAALAMGAASGGVGASAGAHHAQHHHHHQLEVGKKRAAADNDMLQLMDVKTVGSFYYENFAFSGMVPFKRPAAEKSGIPVYQPGATTYQQLMQLQQPFVPVSCEYQSQNGGTPLSATTTTSTLSTSTTTTTTNMNPYNATTATAAAQAAAATAAATTTTAAATIGAATFLGASITTQQQQQIEQYHHQQQQLHNQQMQQQLHLLPPPPPTTTTPPTTTTVTSNYHLHQHYSNNSTLYNINNNNNNNINKNKDNSNNNISALTTPPKSNSPSASIHSTPNTDSLQITTPTSSPSETTTTTADVSSLYESSSSSTHTQASNGNHNGDQDDNETSSMLPPTSTSSPGGATTISSAYVPYNNGDSNLTSSNNNNNNNNVLYVNNNILSNGSNKLAPTTTPTTRTSAAAAGEDDDDVADGNDAVAPTAVTSATTSASSNSLFAASAGAHTYDTTTTTAKSSALTAHTANASASRNDKDASEDSNNNNSNKPYFSNSKYSYNASANPYSVANSPVKYATHKTSSVAANEAAHSAYAAYAYQAQAAQAAHSHASAVASSTYPSTSLSNGAHSDTQSYSVYNGLNGHATSVAGILPTPPSAASTAVSAASAVAYQQAHQQQQQQHQQMLRLYNQYAGVPTSATISYANLLAASHAGYATPTTTMAHMSAAAGMTVPSYAAAYGIPASSAAGAATLTPTYAYSAYGSATPTGYYADASALAKDAAQKYHANAMKMAAAVNANQLSGKPLTAVAAGGMAGLQLGKAYMTAMPGSANAIVAQQQQQLSLLQAHHIAQAQHAAAAAAATRSALAASSLSSSGMSTPVGTPVHTPTPGAAGVAAIGLLTRPSSAAGSYISAAAAHSALRPQAVQLAATPSANNSPYAAAAAAAAMQQQGFFYPAGMMAAPATAAYPYAAIGGIPTAMPTAAGMPTALSGITAAPASAAGSAMVLNPYKKMKTS from the exons ATGTGTGCTAgtgaaaatatatgtgtgtgttcctTTGTATGT GGTCGCTGTAATCGTGATAAACCGCcgtgcaaatattttcatcCACCACAGCATTTGAAGGATCAATTATTGATAAATGGACGAAACCATCTTGCCTTGAAGAATGCACTGATGCAACAGATGGGTATGGCAACTGGACAGCAAGTCATACCGGGACAAGTGCCAGCCGTg CCTCTTGTTTATTCACAGGCCACAAATCCCTACTTAACCGGCATACCGGCTAATCCGTACCCTAGTCCATACTATGCGCCTGGAACTTTAGTGCCTGCATTACTCGGACCAGATCACACACAGTTGGGTCAAGTGGTGCCACAAACGGTACAAGTGGCACAGCAGAAAATCCCACGTTCCGATCGATTAGAG GTTTGCCGTGAATACTTGCGCGGCGCCTGCAAGCGCGCCGAGTCGGAGTGTCGCTTTGCGCATCCGCAGGATAGCGTCGCCAGGCACGATGACGGTTCGATAACGGTGTGCATGGATGCCGTGAAGGGCCGTTGCACGCGCGATCCATGCCGCTACTTTCATCCCCCCTTGCACCTGCAGGCACAATTAAAAGCGGCGCAAACGCGCGCCACTGCTGTCGCTACTGCG cacCATCATTCGACCACCAACATGCCGTCGTCAGCTGCCGTCGTCGCTGCCGCAGCCGCTGCTGCCCAACAGCAGGCCGCCCAAGCTCAGGTCCAGGCTCAGGGCACAACGCAGACGAACGCCGCCAATGCTGCTGCCGTCGCCGCTGCCGCTGCACTCGCTATGGGTGCCGCAAGCGGTGGTGTGGGAGCGAGCGCTGGCGCTCATCATGCacagcatcatcatcatcatcaactgGAAGTGGGCAAGAAACGTGCCGCCGCGGACAATGACATGTTACAACTG ATGGATGTTAAAACGGTTGGTTCATTTTACTATGAAAATTTC GCTTTCTCCGGAATGGTACCGTTCAAGCGTCCCGCTGCCGAGAAATCCGGTATTCCAGTGTATCAACCCGGCGCGACCACCTACCAGCAACTCATGCAACTGCAACAGCCGTTCGTACCAGTGTCATGTGAGTACCAATCTCAAAATGGTGGGACGCCATTGAGCGCCACTACCACTACCTCTACTTTGAGTActtctactactactactactaccaatATGAATCCATATAATGCTACTactgcaacagcagcagcacaaGCAGCCGCCGCCACAgcagccgcaacaacaacaacagcggcggCTACAATTGGTGCCGCCACATTTTTAGGTGCTAGTatcacaacacaacaacaacaacagattgAACAGTatcaccaccaacaacaacagctacacaATCAGCAAATGCAACAACAGTTGCATCTGttaccgccaccaccaccaaccACAAccacaccaccaacaacaacaactgtcacTTCCAATTATCATTTACACCAACATTATAGTAACAATAGCACcctgtataatattaataataacaacaacaacaatatcaataaaaacaaagacaatagcaacaacaatattagcgCTCTAACAACCCCACCCAAATCCAATTCCCCCTCCGCTAGCATACATTCGACCCCAAACACAGATTCATTGCAAATAACAACACCAACATCATCACCatcagaaacaacaacaacaacggcagaTGTTAGTAGTTTGTATGAGTCAAGTAGTAGTAGCACACACACGCAGGCTAGTAACGGTAATCACAACGGCGATCAAGACGACAATGAGACGTCGTCAATGCTTCCGCCAACATCAACGTCGTCGCCAGGCGGCGCAACAACCATTTCGTCAGCGTATGTGCCATACAACAATGGCGATAGTAATTTGActagtagcaacaacaacaataataataataatgtattatatgtgaataataatattttgagtAACGGTAGTAATAAGTTAGCTcccacaacaacaccaacaacaagaaCTAGTGCGGCAGCAGCAGGTGAAGATGATGATGACGTTGCTGATGGCAACGATGCTGTCGCGCCAACAGCCGTTACATCCGCAACGACTTCCGCGAGTAGCAATTCGCTCTTCGCTGCCTCTGCTGGCGCACATACTTAcgacaccacaacaacaacagcaaaatcaTCGGCACTAACAGCACACACAGCCAATGCTAGCGCTAGTAGAAACGATAAAGACGCTAGTGAagatagcaataacaacaacagcaacaaacccTACTTTAGCAACAGCAAATACAGCTACAACGCTTCGGCTAACCCTTACAGCGTCGCCAATTCACCTGTCAAATATGCCACACATAAGACATCAAGCGTCGCCGCCAATGAGGCAGCTCACTCCGCGTATGCCGCCTACGCCTACCAAGCACAGGCAGCCCAAGCCGCACACTCTCATGCGTCCGCGGTCGCCTCCTCCACTTATCCGTCCACCAGTTTGTCCAACGGCGCACACAGTGACACACAGTCATACAGCGTCTACAACGGCCTGAATGGACATGCCACCTCAGTCGCCGGCATATTGCCGACTCCCCCTTCAGCTGCCTCAACCGCGGTTTCCGCTGCCTCTGCCGTTGCCTACCAGCAGGCacatcagcaacaacagcaacaacatcagcaaaTGTTGCGTCTCTATAATCAATACGCTGGCGTACCCACCAGCGCTACCATTTCTTACGCCAACTTGCTTGCTGCTTCGCATGCCGGTTATGCCACACCTACAACCACTATGGCTCACATGTCGGCGGCAGCAGGCATGACTGTACCTTCGTATGCCGCTGCCTACGGTATTCCCGCTTCGTCGGCAGCTGGCGCAGCCACATTGACACCCACATACGCCTACAGCGCTTATGGCAGTGCCACACCCACCGGCTATTATGCCGATGCCAGTGCTCTAGCCAAAGATGCCGCCCAAAAGTACCATGCCAACGCTATGAAAATGGCTGCCGCGGTCAATGCTAATCAACTGAGCGGCAAACCGCTTACTGCAGTTGCCGCTGGTGGTATGGCCGGCTTACAGTTGGGTAAGGCTTACATGACCGCCATGCCTGGCAGCGCTAATGCTATAGTTgcccagcagcagcagcaactcTCGCTCTTACAGGCACACCATATCGCACAAGCGCAGCATGCCGCCGCTGCAGCAGCCGCTACTCGTTCAGCGCTAGCGGCGAGCTCACTGTCCAGCTCGGGCATGTCAACGCCCGTCGGCACGCCGGTGCATACGCCCACACCAGGCGCTGCTGGCGTGGCAGCGATCGGTCTGCTAACGCGGCCCTCTTCTGCTGCTGGCAGTTATATCAGCGCAGCTGCAGCTCATAGCGCGCTGCGTCCGCAAGCAGTGCAACTGGCTGCCACACCTTCCGCCAACAATTCGCCATACGCGGCCGCTGCCGCAGCGGCTGCCATGCAACAACAGGGCTTCTTCTACCCAGCTGGCATGATGGCAGCACCGGCGACGGCCGCGTATCCGTATGCAGCGATCGGTGGCATACCGACTGCTATGCCAACGGCAGCTGGCATGCCAACCGCGCTCTCTGGCATTACTGCTGCGCCGGCCAGTGCGGCGGGCAGTGCCATGGTGCTTAATCCATACAAGAAAATGAAGACCTCGTAA
- the LOC105228702 gene encoding mucin-19 isoform X1, whose amino-acid sequence MAAVVHVNSLLNGKDSRWLQLEVCREFQRNKCSRQDTECKFAHPPANVEVQNGKVTACYDSIKGRCNRDKPPCKYFHPPQHLKDQLLINGRNHLALKNALMQQMGMATGQQVIPGQVPAVPLVYSQATNPYLTGIPANPYPSPYYAPGTLVPALLGPDHTQLGQVVPQTVQVAQQKIPRSDRLEVCREYLRGACKRAESECRFAHPQDSVARHDDGSITVCMDAVKGRCTRDPCRYFHPPLHLQAQLKAAQTRATAVATAHHHSTTNMPSSAAVVAAAAAAAQQQAAQAQVQAQGTTQTNAANAAAVAAAAALAMGAASGGVGASAGAHHAQHHHHHQLEVGKKRAAADNDMLQLMDVKTVGSFYYENFAFSGMVPFKRPAAEKSGIPVYQPGATTYQQLMQLQQPFVPVSCEYQSQNGGTPLSATTTTSTLSTSTTTTTTNMNPYNATTATAAAQAAAATAAATTTTAAATIGAATFLGASITTQQQQQIEQYHHQQQQLHNQQMQQQLHLLPPPPPTTTTPPTTTTVTSNYHLHQHYSNNSTLYNINNNNNNNINKNKDNSNNNISALTTPPKSNSPSASIHSTPNTDSLQITTPTSSPSETTTTTADVSSLYESSSSSTHTQASNGNHNGDQDDNETSSMLPPTSTSSPGGATTISSAYVPYNNGDSNLTSSNNNNNNNNVLYVNNNILSNGSNKLAPTTTPTTRTSAAAAGEDDDDVADGNDAVAPTAVTSATTSASSNSLFAASAGAHTYDTTTTTAKSSALTAHTANASASRNDKDASEDSNNNNSNKPYFSNSKYSYNASANPYSVANSPVKYATHKTSSVAANEAAHSAYAAYAYQAQAAQAAHSHASAVASSTYPSTSLSNGAHSDTQSYSVYNGLNGHATSVAGILPTPPSAASTAVSAASAVAYQQAHQQQQQQHQQMLRLYNQYAGVPTSATISYANLLAASHAGYATPTTTMAHMSAAAGMTVPSYAAAYGIPASSAAGAATLTPTYAYSAYGSATPTGYYADASALAKDAAQKYHANAMKMAAAVNANQLSGKPLTAVAAGGMAGLQLGKAYMTAMPGSANAIVAQQQQQLSLLQAHHIAQAQHAAAAAAATRSALAASSLSSSGMSTPVGTPVHTPTPGAAGVAAIGLLTRPSSAAGSYISAAAAHSALRPQAVQLAATPSANNSPYAAAAAAAAMQQQGFFYPAGMMAAPATAAYPYAAIGGIPTAMPTAAGMPTALSGITAAPASAAGSAMVLNPYKKMKTS is encoded by the exons GGTCGCTGTAATCGTGATAAACCGCcgtgcaaatattttcatcCACCACAGCATTTGAAGGATCAATTATTGATAAATGGACGAAACCATCTTGCCTTGAAGAATGCACTGATGCAACAGATGGGTATGGCAACTGGACAGCAAGTCATACCGGGACAAGTGCCAGCCGTg CCTCTTGTTTATTCACAGGCCACAAATCCCTACTTAACCGGCATACCGGCTAATCCGTACCCTAGTCCATACTATGCGCCTGGAACTTTAGTGCCTGCATTACTCGGACCAGATCACACACAGTTGGGTCAAGTGGTGCCACAAACGGTACAAGTGGCACAGCAGAAAATCCCACGTTCCGATCGATTAGAG GTTTGCCGTGAATACTTGCGCGGCGCCTGCAAGCGCGCCGAGTCGGAGTGTCGCTTTGCGCATCCGCAGGATAGCGTCGCCAGGCACGATGACGGTTCGATAACGGTGTGCATGGATGCCGTGAAGGGCCGTTGCACGCGCGATCCATGCCGCTACTTTCATCCCCCCTTGCACCTGCAGGCACAATTAAAAGCGGCGCAAACGCGCGCCACTGCTGTCGCTACTGCG cacCATCATTCGACCACCAACATGCCGTCGTCAGCTGCCGTCGTCGCTGCCGCAGCCGCTGCTGCCCAACAGCAGGCCGCCCAAGCTCAGGTCCAGGCTCAGGGCACAACGCAGACGAACGCCGCCAATGCTGCTGCCGTCGCCGCTGCCGCTGCACTCGCTATGGGTGCCGCAAGCGGTGGTGTGGGAGCGAGCGCTGGCGCTCATCATGCacagcatcatcatcatcatcaactgGAAGTGGGCAAGAAACGTGCCGCCGCGGACAATGACATGTTACAACTG ATGGATGTTAAAACGGTTGGTTCATTTTACTATGAAAATTTC GCTTTCTCCGGAATGGTACCGTTCAAGCGTCCCGCTGCCGAGAAATCCGGTATTCCAGTGTATCAACCCGGCGCGACCACCTACCAGCAACTCATGCAACTGCAACAGCCGTTCGTACCAGTGTCATGTGAGTACCAATCTCAAAATGGTGGGACGCCATTGAGCGCCACTACCACTACCTCTACTTTGAGTActtctactactactactactaccaatATGAATCCATATAATGCTACTactgcaacagcagcagcacaaGCAGCCGCCGCCACAgcagccgcaacaacaacaacagcggcggCTACAATTGGTGCCGCCACATTTTTAGGTGCTAGTatcacaacacaacaacaacaacagattgAACAGTatcaccaccaacaacaacagctacacaATCAGCAAATGCAACAACAGTTGCATCTGttaccgccaccaccaccaaccACAAccacaccaccaacaacaacaactgtcacTTCCAATTATCATTTACACCAACATTATAGTAACAATAGCACcctgtataatattaataataacaacaacaacaatatcaataaaaacaaagacaatagcaacaacaatattagcgCTCTAACAACCCCACCCAAATCCAATTCCCCCTCCGCTAGCATACATTCGACCCCAAACACAGATTCATTGCAAATAACAACACCAACATCATCACCatcagaaacaacaacaacaacggcagaTGTTAGTAGTTTGTATGAGTCAAGTAGTAGTAGCACACACACGCAGGCTAGTAACGGTAATCACAACGGCGATCAAGACGACAATGAGACGTCGTCAATGCTTCCGCCAACATCAACGTCGTCGCCAGGCGGCGCAACAACCATTTCGTCAGCGTATGTGCCATACAACAATGGCGATAGTAATTTGActagtagcaacaacaacaataataataataatgtattatatgtgaataataatattttgagtAACGGTAGTAATAAGTTAGCTcccacaacaacaccaacaacaagaaCTAGTGCGGCAGCAGCAGGTGAAGATGATGATGACGTTGCTGATGGCAACGATGCTGTCGCGCCAACAGCCGTTACATCCGCAACGACTTCCGCGAGTAGCAATTCGCTCTTCGCTGCCTCTGCTGGCGCACATACTTAcgacaccacaacaacaacagcaaaatcaTCGGCACTAACAGCACACACAGCCAATGCTAGCGCTAGTAGAAACGATAAAGACGCTAGTGAagatagcaataacaacaacagcaacaaacccTACTTTAGCAACAGCAAATACAGCTACAACGCTTCGGCTAACCCTTACAGCGTCGCCAATTCACCTGTCAAATATGCCACACATAAGACATCAAGCGTCGCCGCCAATGAGGCAGCTCACTCCGCGTATGCCGCCTACGCCTACCAAGCACAGGCAGCCCAAGCCGCACACTCTCATGCGTCCGCGGTCGCCTCCTCCACTTATCCGTCCACCAGTTTGTCCAACGGCGCACACAGTGACACACAGTCATACAGCGTCTACAACGGCCTGAATGGACATGCCACCTCAGTCGCCGGCATATTGCCGACTCCCCCTTCAGCTGCCTCAACCGCGGTTTCCGCTGCCTCTGCCGTTGCCTACCAGCAGGCacatcagcaacaacagcaacaacatcagcaaaTGTTGCGTCTCTATAATCAATACGCTGGCGTACCCACCAGCGCTACCATTTCTTACGCCAACTTGCTTGCTGCTTCGCATGCCGGTTATGCCACACCTACAACCACTATGGCTCACATGTCGGCGGCAGCAGGCATGACTGTACCTTCGTATGCCGCTGCCTACGGTATTCCCGCTTCGTCGGCAGCTGGCGCAGCCACATTGACACCCACATACGCCTACAGCGCTTATGGCAGTGCCACACCCACCGGCTATTATGCCGATGCCAGTGCTCTAGCCAAAGATGCCGCCCAAAAGTACCATGCCAACGCTATGAAAATGGCTGCCGCGGTCAATGCTAATCAACTGAGCGGCAAACCGCTTACTGCAGTTGCCGCTGGTGGTATGGCCGGCTTACAGTTGGGTAAGGCTTACATGACCGCCATGCCTGGCAGCGCTAATGCTATAGTTgcccagcagcagcagcaactcTCGCTCTTACAGGCACACCATATCGCACAAGCGCAGCATGCCGCCGCTGCAGCAGCCGCTACTCGTTCAGCGCTAGCGGCGAGCTCACTGTCCAGCTCGGGCATGTCAACGCCCGTCGGCACGCCGGTGCATACGCCCACACCAGGCGCTGCTGGCGTGGCAGCGATCGGTCTGCTAACGCGGCCCTCTTCTGCTGCTGGCAGTTATATCAGCGCAGCTGCAGCTCATAGCGCGCTGCGTCCGCAAGCAGTGCAACTGGCTGCCACACCTTCCGCCAACAATTCGCCATACGCGGCCGCTGCCGCAGCGGCTGCCATGCAACAACAGGGCTTCTTCTACCCAGCTGGCATGATGGCAGCACCGGCGACGGCCGCGTATCCGTATGCAGCGATCGGTGGCATACCGACTGCTATGCCAACGGCAGCTGGCATGCCAACCGCGCTCTCTGGCATTACTGCTGCGCCGGCCAGTGCGGCGGGCAGTGCCATGGTGCTTAATCCATACAAGAAAATGAAGACCTCGTAA
- the LOC105228702 gene encoding mucin-19 isoform X5: MYWAGRCNRDKPPCKYFHPPQHLKDQLLINGRNHLALKNALMQQMGMATGQQVIPGQVPAVPLVYSQATNPYLTGIPANPYPSPYYAPGTLVPALLGPDHTQLGQVVPQTVQVAQQKIPRSDRLEVCREYLRGACKRAESECRFAHPQDSVARHDDGSITVCMDAVKGRCTRDPCRYFHPPLHLQAQLKAAQTRATAVATAHHHSTTNMPSSAAVVAAAAAAAQQQAAQAQVQAQGTTQTNAANAAAVAAAAALAMGAASGGVGASAGAHHAQHHHHHQLEVGKKRAAADNDMLQLMDVKTVGSFYYENFAFSGMVPFKRPAAEKSGIPVYQPGATTYQQLMQLQQPFVPVSCEYQSQNGGTPLSATTTTSTLSTSTTTTTTNMNPYNATTATAAAQAAAATAAATTTTAAATIGAATFLGASITTQQQQQIEQYHHQQQQLHNQQMQQQLHLLPPPPPTTTTPPTTTTVTSNYHLHQHYSNNSTLYNINNNNNNNINKNKDNSNNNISALTTPPKSNSPSASIHSTPNTDSLQITTPTSSPSETTTTTADVSSLYESSSSSTHTQASNGNHNGDQDDNETSSMLPPTSTSSPGGATTISSAYVPYNNGDSNLTSSNNNNNNNNVLYVNNNILSNGSNKLAPTTTPTTRTSAAAAGEDDDDVADGNDAVAPTAVTSATTSASSNSLFAASAGAHTYDTTTTTAKSSALTAHTANASASRNDKDASEDSNNNNSNKPYFSNSKYSYNASANPYSVANSPVKYATHKTSSVAANEAAHSAYAAYAYQAQAAQAAHSHASAVASSTYPSTSLSNGAHSDTQSYSVYNGLNGHATSVAGILPTPPSAASTAVSAASAVAYQQAHQQQQQQHQQMLRLYNQYAGVPTSATISYANLLAASHAGYATPTTTMAHMSAAAGMTVPSYAAAYGIPASSAAGAATLTPTYAYSAYGSATPTGYYADASALAKDAAQKYHANAMKMAAAVNANQLSGKPLTAVAAGGMAGLQLGKAYMTAMPGSANAIVAQQQQQLSLLQAHHIAQAQHAAAAAAATRSALAASSLSSSGMSTPVGTPVHTPTPGAAGVAAIGLLTRPSSAAGSYISAAAAHSALRPQAVQLAATPSANNSPYAAAAAAAAMQQQGFFYPAGMMAAPATAAYPYAAIGGIPTAMPTAAGMPTALSGITAAPASAAGSAMVLNPYKKMKTS; this comes from the exons GGTCGCTGTAATCGTGATAAACCGCcgtgcaaatattttcatcCACCACAGCATTTGAAGGATCAATTATTGATAAATGGACGAAACCATCTTGCCTTGAAGAATGCACTGATGCAACAGATGGGTATGGCAACTGGACAGCAAGTCATACCGGGACAAGTGCCAGCCGTg CCTCTTGTTTATTCACAGGCCACAAATCCCTACTTAACCGGCATACCGGCTAATCCGTACCCTAGTCCATACTATGCGCCTGGAACTTTAGTGCCTGCATTACTCGGACCAGATCACACACAGTTGGGTCAAGTGGTGCCACAAACGGTACAAGTGGCACAGCAGAAAATCCCACGTTCCGATCGATTAGAG GTTTGCCGTGAATACTTGCGCGGCGCCTGCAAGCGCGCCGAGTCGGAGTGTCGCTTTGCGCATCCGCAGGATAGCGTCGCCAGGCACGATGACGGTTCGATAACGGTGTGCATGGATGCCGTGAAGGGCCGTTGCACGCGCGATCCATGCCGCTACTTTCATCCCCCCTTGCACCTGCAGGCACAATTAAAAGCGGCGCAAACGCGCGCCACTGCTGTCGCTACTGCG cacCATCATTCGACCACCAACATGCCGTCGTCAGCTGCCGTCGTCGCTGCCGCAGCCGCTGCTGCCCAACAGCAGGCCGCCCAAGCTCAGGTCCAGGCTCAGGGCACAACGCAGACGAACGCCGCCAATGCTGCTGCCGTCGCCGCTGCCGCTGCACTCGCTATGGGTGCCGCAAGCGGTGGTGTGGGAGCGAGCGCTGGCGCTCATCATGCacagcatcatcatcatcatcaactgGAAGTGGGCAAGAAACGTGCCGCCGCGGACAATGACATGTTACAACTG ATGGATGTTAAAACGGTTGGTTCATTTTACTATGAAAATTTC GCTTTCTCCGGAATGGTACCGTTCAAGCGTCCCGCTGCCGAGAAATCCGGTATTCCAGTGTATCAACCCGGCGCGACCACCTACCAGCAACTCATGCAACTGCAACAGCCGTTCGTACCAGTGTCATGTGAGTACCAATCTCAAAATGGTGGGACGCCATTGAGCGCCACTACCACTACCTCTACTTTGAGTActtctactactactactactaccaatATGAATCCATATAATGCTACTactgcaacagcagcagcacaaGCAGCCGCCGCCACAgcagccgcaacaacaacaacagcggcggCTACAATTGGTGCCGCCACATTTTTAGGTGCTAGTatcacaacacaacaacaacaacagattgAACAGTatcaccaccaacaacaacagctacacaATCAGCAAATGCAACAACAGTTGCATCTGttaccgccaccaccaccaaccACAAccacaccaccaacaacaacaactgtcacTTCCAATTATCATTTACACCAACATTATAGTAACAATAGCACcctgtataatattaataataacaacaacaacaatatcaataaaaacaaagacaatagcaacaacaatattagcgCTCTAACAACCCCACCCAAATCCAATTCCCCCTCCGCTAGCATACATTCGACCCCAAACACAGATTCATTGCAAATAACAACACCAACATCATCACCatcagaaacaacaacaacaacggcagaTGTTAGTAGTTTGTATGAGTCAAGTAGTAGTAGCACACACACGCAGGCTAGTAACGGTAATCACAACGGCGATCAAGACGACAATGAGACGTCGTCAATGCTTCCGCCAACATCAACGTCGTCGCCAGGCGGCGCAACAACCATTTCGTCAGCGTATGTGCCATACAACAATGGCGATAGTAATTTGActagtagcaacaacaacaataataataataatgtattatatgtgaataataatattttgagtAACGGTAGTAATAAGTTAGCTcccacaacaacaccaacaacaagaaCTAGTGCGGCAGCAGCAGGTGAAGATGATGATGACGTTGCTGATGGCAACGATGCTGTCGCGCCAACAGCCGTTACATCCGCAACGACTTCCGCGAGTAGCAATTCGCTCTTCGCTGCCTCTGCTGGCGCACATACTTAcgacaccacaacaacaacagcaaaatcaTCGGCACTAACAGCACACACAGCCAATGCTAGCGCTAGTAGAAACGATAAAGACGCTAGTGAagatagcaataacaacaacagcaacaaacccTACTTTAGCAACAGCAAATACAGCTACAACGCTTCGGCTAACCCTTACAGCGTCGCCAATTCACCTGTCAAATATGCCACACATAAGACATCAAGCGTCGCCGCCAATGAGGCAGCTCACTCCGCGTATGCCGCCTACGCCTACCAAGCACAGGCAGCCCAAGCCGCACACTCTCATGCGTCCGCGGTCGCCTCCTCCACTTATCCGTCCACCAGTTTGTCCAACGGCGCACACAGTGACACACAGTCATACAGCGTCTACAACGGCCTGAATGGACATGCCACCTCAGTCGCCGGCATATTGCCGACTCCCCCTTCAGCTGCCTCAACCGCGGTTTCCGCTGCCTCTGCCGTTGCCTACCAGCAGGCacatcagcaacaacagcaacaacatcagcaaaTGTTGCGTCTCTATAATCAATACGCTGGCGTACCCACCAGCGCTACCATTTCTTACGCCAACTTGCTTGCTGCTTCGCATGCCGGTTATGCCACACCTACAACCACTATGGCTCACATGTCGGCGGCAGCAGGCATGACTGTACCTTCGTATGCCGCTGCCTACGGTATTCCCGCTTCGTCGGCAGCTGGCGCAGCCACATTGACACCCACATACGCCTACAGCGCTTATGGCAGTGCCACACCCACCGGCTATTATGCCGATGCCAGTGCTCTAGCCAAAGATGCCGCCCAAAAGTACCATGCCAACGCTATGAAAATGGCTGCCGCGGTCAATGCTAATCAACTGAGCGGCAAACCGCTTACTGCAGTTGCCGCTGGTGGTATGGCCGGCTTACAGTTGGGTAAGGCTTACATGACCGCCATGCCTGGCAGCGCTAATGCTATAGTTgcccagcagcagcagcaactcTCGCTCTTACAGGCACACCATATCGCACAAGCGCAGCATGCCGCCGCTGCAGCAGCCGCTACTCGTTCAGCGCTAGCGGCGAGCTCACTGTCCAGCTCGGGCATGTCAACGCCCGTCGGCACGCCGGTGCATACGCCCACACCAGGCGCTGCTGGCGTGGCAGCGATCGGTCTGCTAACGCGGCCCTCTTCTGCTGCTGGCAGTTATATCAGCGCAGCTGCAGCTCATAGCGCGCTGCGTCCGCAAGCAGTGCAACTGGCTGCCACACCTTCCGCCAACAATTCGCCATACGCGGCCGCTGCCGCAGCGGCTGCCATGCAACAACAGGGCTTCTTCTACCCAGCTGGCATGATGGCAGCACCGGCGACGGCCGCGTATCCGTATGCAGCGATCGGTGGCATACCGACTGCTATGCCAACGGCAGCTGGCATGCCAACCGCGCTCTCTGGCATTACTGCTGCGCCGGCCAGTGCGGCGGGCAGTGCCATGGTGCTTAATCCATACAAGAAAATGAAGACCTCGTAA